In Rhineura floridana isolate rRhiFlo1 chromosome 1, rRhiFlo1.hap2, whole genome shotgun sequence, the following proteins share a genomic window:
- the TMEM70 gene encoding transmembrane protein 70, mitochondrial: MLLLAGVGLRAPSLRFWLQGAGRCRALLFTEKPSAASEPGQALVASRCRPQVGWRGGPGFLCTMAGSKQVPFPHVKSLCCFSTSSLRENCEYGRLVYQGKLSKAVLGVKFFSYTTSMFSLCVMPSIILKTGVGVDSLPLQIMFYSVIGFFTFVTPVALHLITKGYVIRLYHKAETDTYTAITYNVILAEKKTVFHQKDVKTPDISKMFTTFYAKTKSMLVDPMLFQYPQDYIHLMGYDKPFMFDLEEPEESSEGK; encoded by the exons ATGCTGCTCCTGGCTGGAGTGGGCCTTCGTGCGCCCAGTCTAAGATTCTGGCTGCAAGGCGCCGGGAGATGTCGGGCGCTTCTGTTTACGGAGAAGCCGTCTGCCGCCTCGGAGCCGGGCCAGGCGTTGGTGGCTTCCCGATGCAGGCCGCAAGTCGGTTGGCGTGGAGGCCCGGGATTCCTCTGTACTATGGCGGGAAGCAAGCAG GTTCCATTTCCCCATGTGAAGTCTCTTTGCTGCTTCAGCACATCATCCCTCCGTGAAAATTGTGAATATGGAAGGCTAGTTTATCAGGGAAAATTGTCAAAAGCAGTGTTGG GGGTGAAGTTTTTTTCTTACACCACCAGTATGTTTAGCCTTTGTGTGATGCCATCGATCATCCTTAAAACTGGTGTGGGTGTTGACAGCCTTCCTTTGCaaattatgttttacagtgtaatTGGATTCTTTACATTTGTAACACCAGTGGCCCTGCATTTGATTACAAAGGGCTATGTCATTCGGCTGTACCATAAGGCTGAAACGGACACTTACACAGCCATTACGTATAATGTTATTTtggcagaaaagaaaactgtGTTCCATCAGAAGGATGTGAAGACTCCAGATATCAGCAAAATGTTCACAACATTttatgctaaaacaaaatcaatgCTTGTTGACCCCATGCTTTTTCAATATCCTCAGGACTATATCCATCTTATGGGCTATGACAAACCCTTCATGTTTGACCTTGAAGAACCAGAAGAATCCAGTGAAGGGAAATAG